GGTTTCTCCCGTTTGTGAGCAACCATGTGTTGTTTCAAACCTGAACGGAGTGTGAAACATTTACCACAACCTGAGCAGCTAAATGGTTTCTCCCCTTTGTGAGCAGCCATGTGTTGATTTAAACCTGAACGGTGTGTGAAACATTTACCACAAACTGAACAGCTAAATGGTTTCTCCCCTGTGTCACAAAGTCTGATTTCCATTTAAAAGTTCTTtcacaaactgagcagcacaaACTTTTGCCTTCTGTATGAAATCTCAAATGAGACTGTAAGGAGCCATTTGATTGGCATGTTTTACCAAACACTGAGCAGCTAAATGGTTTCTCCCcagtgtgggttctcatgtgctGAACAAGTTTGGATTGCCACTGAAAGGTTTTCTGACAGGCTTAAGCTGCTGAAGTGTTTTCCTTCTGAATGAAGTTTCATTTGACAACTAAAGGAGCCCTTTGATTGgtatattttacaacacactgaGCAAGTTGATCGTTTTTCTCCAGCTTGGATTCCTTTGAATTTCTTCAGATGTCCCATTTGGCTCGTAGTTGCAGCACAttcagaggaggaaggagttTTTCCAGTATGACATACCATATCACTTACAGATACTTCATTATTTAGCTGAGAGTTTAAACATGACTGAGGTTGACTGGTCAACCTCACAATCACAACTGTCATCAGTCTCAGACTCAGAGGAGTTATCAGTCTCAGGTTCAGAGGAGTTGTCATCAGTCTCAGGTTCAGAGGAGTGTGATGTCTCATTGAGAGAAGCTGGTTGTGAATGACTCTCTGGATCAAAGTTCCTAGTTGGTTCTGGTCCCCCATAGTCCTCTCCAGTGGCTTCTGATTTTGAATGCTCTAAATCTTTGATCTCCTGAGGTTTGATTTGGTGAAGCTGTGAGTactgaggtttctcttcacCATCTTCTTCACTCTTCACAGGGACAGGACTGAATGTGAAGTTGATAtcagcctcctccagccctTGAAGCTGCGCTCCCTCCTGACgggtccagagttcctcctgttcctctttaatgtgtggcagctctggtgggtcatcctggtccagactggagctccacTTCACCTCTTCTTTAATCATCAACAGCTGCTGAAATTCTGTGGAGATACATTTTATAAACTGTAATTTCCCATtcacattaaaaccactgagaCATTATGTTCTTAATTTGCGGCGAGTTAAGCCATGCTGCACAAGCGATGGACCTGCTACAGAGTAGGGCTAAGCTGTGGCCATCCCGCCTTCAAGCAGACTGCAGTGACGGCTTGCGACTGCAATCAATCTGTAACAAGCACCCGTCTACTCCTTAAATCGATACTCAattcatgtctgtgcaggaaacctgagagatAGATGTTTTTTAAAGTCAGTATGGTCACTCTCTTCACTTGTGTAGCCTCTAACTGAACTGttcattttcagctgtttcaggaatCATTTTTAtgtactgctggtgaaaacacaacatttcctgtaatgctgcttcataatgAAAGTTTTTAAGTGACTAAATAATGGGGGGCTCATTGTAATGCAAATGGAACCACATGCTGTCAGCGGCAAGTGTTTGAGTGGTTTGCAGAACAATCAAAATGTAACtcataaaacaatgaaacaacaaTGGGTGGTCCTGCTCACTCAAGCCTAGGGAACTtctgatgaagtcaaaataaataaatgttgtgccAAGAGGTGCTAAGCAATTCTAGCAAATGCAGGTTAATAGGCCTAGAACTGAGTCTGAGGACATGGCGGGACAGGAGAGGACGCTGTATTGCTACATTTATCATTTTACTTTGATGCTTTGCTTACTTTACTTCATGTTATCACTATCACTGGCCTCATAGGACAGCTAGTTAACAGTAGGAAATGGACACACTGATACTCACCTCAGTATGCAGCAGAGTGGCTGACGGCAGGGGCAGCTGCTGTGACAGTAGTCCCGTTGTCTGCACCAGGAGAGCAATATTTTGTTGGAAAATTGAAAGTGCATACTCTCGTTCAAGGCAGGGGATCACATTACAGTAGGCTGAATCCACATGACAACTGACGCCTAATGTCTATGTCCGCAGGAAAGCTGTGCAGTCTGAGGAGCTTTTGCAaccaggagagagacagagtcgACACCGTATGGACACTAACTTGCTAACAGatagtagccgtttttagacagggcagcaagctgCCAATTTGGCCACCCTTTGatggctcggtccgcggttttagacagagggcggcaaattgggggtctgttttggtccgctgattttccgccttggagggtacacttatttctgcctcgcctgctatctaaatctgaggcgtcaatgtgccggcctctgcgtgaggtgggcggaggtgtcgatgacctgcactgttgtgcgacccacagccggggagttttaaaaccaggaaacagctgatcacagcagtcagtccatcatttcacccgcggacattaagatgagcaactggacagccgctgagatccaggagatgctagcgtctcctcggtctctgtagctgtttggttgtgttagcttgttgttgtagcagcaagctaggaacggtcgcttctttcaaattaaaagccccccgctaagaacccagctctaaactccaatggggtgcaatgtaaagctcttatttgaagacaaatttgttttcactgttcacagcccaaccttgtgcttcatgtcacgtcacatgtttacacctacctcagaggcggcttttggaaaaggaggaatacaatgcctccgttttagaaagacaggctggCACATTCCCACATGCCGTCcctaccttggagcaaatgtgccgccttttctatctaaaaagggctagtcaTTTGTAAAAGTAGTCCGGGAGACATGGACTACTGTGTACAGCACTAATACCGTCTCACACTGCATTTTCATGACTGTACAAACAACTGCTTGTactgtgaaaaataagaaataaacacaaacatgcatgttTAATTTATCTTgtcataatacattttaaaacccTCGTGGATAAACTGTAAAATGCATCgtcacaaagctgaaaaaaggctgtttttcgAGGCAAATATAAAGTTCACTTTTGAGAGAAACGTGGTTCTTACCAGACAGCCAAAATACAAACATACGATGATGCATCACTGCAGATTAAAATAGCCAAAAGTATATAATAGTTAAACTCTTTGATTTAAGGTTTTGAATACAGGACTTCACTCGTAGTGGAGAATTTTCACTCAACTATGgcatctgaatacttcttcctgCAACGTGGATAATACACAAAACACTGTCCACTGCTTTAGAGAATGTAAACTTTAACTTTCAGGGAATGTCACGACTAGCTGGTTGCTAATAAAGCCGTGTAATGATGCCACATTTTTGTAGGTTAACTGAAGTTCGGATTAGATTTTGGATAATagcagaaaataatctctgttaCAAACtcaagtttatgatacttacaggttttgttcatcaagataatCTGCACAGATGAACACAACTGTGGTTTTTGAAGTGCAAATTAAAACTTCAGAAGCAAAAAactaatgttaggctataaacagatGACATCATGGATACAggacttaaacgtcaccaccactaagagtcttactacacaattactatACAGTAAGATTAAGACTTGAATCACTTTCAGCGGGTCCTTGACAGGAGCGTGGCTTATTGTACGTTCACAAGGTGGCAAAGCTAAAAGTCCACGGTGGAGAGGCTCGCATCAGCTTGTGATGCCGCATCACAGGTTCGATCGCTCCCTTGTAGTAGCCGCTGCGGTTGCTTAGGCAGTTTAGCGGTTTTAAATCACTATGCTGAGGGGCCAGAACTGATGTTGTGTTCAGGTGCACTCTTACACAATGGGAAAAGAGAGTTTTTAAACCTGGGGGACTGCGGCAACCAGGCTCTAACTGCCAGACACTATGGTTGGTGCACGTTCCTTAGTTAGTGCGTGGACGCCACATGTTGGGCTTTGGTCTACATGCAGGCTGCTCTATTGTTAAACCATGTGGTAAGGTCCCAACAGCACAGACTATTTACTGGAGTTTTCTAACGAGCTGGCGCTTTAAATGCAGGTCGCTGTGTAGTTTCACGTCAACTGACTTGTTTATCTGAGCTATTTAAACATTGAATACATATTTTCTGCCTTGAGCAAAAAATTATTAGTTTTAGAAACATCATCTAGCAGACAGTAGTGTCATTGTTTGGGAGCTGCTTGTTGAAGTGAAGCACAGCTAATAAAGATAAACTTGAACTGTTACTTCATCTCATAAAAGACACCAAACATGAGCACATGATGCTGCTGCAAACACTGGCAGTTGAACCTTTGTTCGAGGGAAATCCGGAAGTCTTTTCATTCGAAAATCAGCTGATTGAGCTCGAGATGAACACAAACATTCTCGTGTATTTTAATCTCgtgttttaaatttttaaaactCTCTCATTGAAACTCACAACCATCAGAAGCGTCCATACCTGCTCTGTGAACCGGGACTTCAGGCTCGATGACCCCGTCCGGTAGTCCGTGttgttcctcctccttctcgGGTGGATGAATTGTTTTTTTGGCCGCTGCAGCTCGTCGCTTTTGGACTTTAGACATGTTTAGAAATCCACAGAAACTTTTCCTCCGGAGACACAAACCATTAAAAACAGATTGGTCGCTCCGATGTTCGACGTTCTGCTGGTTTAGACTCGGGTCCGTCTATTTCCAGGTGgaaagctaagctaacttcGCCAGCCTCGCAGGAAACCAGGAGGTCATTCAGATGTTAAAAGGGTTCCGATTATATCACAGAGTCTCTTCAGACACGTAATCTGGACAGCTGAACAGTTTGGGTCTAAGAAAAATCCCCTTTAATGTCTATGGAAGCTACTCTGATGTAGCCGAGTCCCGTCTCGGTCTAATTCCTGTTAGCATGCTGCGCTAACTTCCTTATCCCAACAGGAAATGAGTCCGGAGTGAAACTTGATGGAAATATTAAATATCCCACAGGAACAATTTTATACTCAGGCGCTGGTGGTTCACTCAGCTTCTGTCTCATGGCAACGCGAAACGAGGAATAACAGCTTGTCCACCATTAGCGTCAAAGCAGGGAATTTCTTCCGGtatgacttcttcttctcctcttgctTTTATGGCGGGTTACAACCGCTTAAGACACATACCGCCACCTGCTGTACCGGAGGATGTAGTGCAAGACACTGTCCCcaaatatattatttaaatgtgagtatttataataaagaaaaggtaaaaaaacaaaatataatgaaTAGAAAAGACACCTGATTTTTATGGATAGTAATACACTAATTTTAGAGTAATAAAAAACGTTACTGATAATGTTCCAGTAATATAGTACTACAGTTGTGTCACGTTACCAATCAAAGTGAAGCGTTTATAGTTGTTTTTATTACAGACCCATTCACACCAACATGACTGTATTATCATAGACTCTGTGTTTTAAATACAGCCGAACCTAAAAGTTCTGTGTTCAGTCTCTGTTTGACTGAAATGAGCCTGATGATGAAGCCTGATCCTCAGACAGaactttaatttacattcttAAATCACATCATGCTTTAATGTTCTGTGGGCTAAAACaaaaaggcagagaagaagagatatttgtctttttgtgttatTATAGGAAACATTATAGAAGCTAtaggtctgttgtgtttcatatgactgAGCCCGCAATTAGAAATATCTATTCCAatctcataatatatcagacttTGATCCTTTGACTgctcatcagaaaaatgaatCAGTAATAACTGAGGACACAGCATCACTTGAAGCAGCCGTTTGCACTGCATGGGTATTTCCCAACATTGAAAACATGGACGAGTTGATTCTCCAGTCAGCGCCtttgggttaaatgcagagaaccAGATTCATTATGTTGTACATTGTATGAATGTATATGATTATTAAAGATTCTTCTGGAGCAGCAGGTACGCCTTCATCAGAGGACAGCTGAAGTCCAACCCATTCACCATCTCTACACGAGGGAAGatcacacaggagaaaacagCAGAATGTCACCGGGCTGTCGACAAGTTTATTGTGAGAAGGACAGTTTGTTTAGGTCAACGACTACGATAGCATCAATTGCTAATTTAAAGGTAGTAGTATGAACTTTCAGTGAGCTGCGCTGACAGTGACAGATGACAGATTTTCTATAGCTTATGGTTGCTAATAttcttaaagctgctgtaagtttGCTTGCCgtgctaacttcctgtctgtggtgCAGTTAGCGCTCCCATCTCTCCTCTCTACGTCACTGTGACTTCTCTCTTTTTGTTGAGGCAGCTCACTTTCATCTCTTGACCTGTTTGGTAGTGTACGCCGTCTACAGGAGTGCCAGAATTGGTTGCTTTCTCCGTTCCACCAATGGCGGTGTGATGGATCAACAGGATCCTGCGCTCTGTGTTCATCGAGCAGacataaagtgggcagggacgaaaatctgttttctattttttactgcatgagcagggtGAGGAGAGACATGAATCACTGAACAAACCCtgtataacagtgattactgtcaGAATACAGAGCTTTTTGaacacttattttaataaaatatattacttacagcagctttaactgtCTGGTAATCACCACAGCCTGTAtaactttttatttcttaatttttgtCTTCACTTTTTGCACTTTATCATAGAGACTAGTATCAGAAGAGTATCAATAAATATCAGTAAAATCCTATTAATGCCCATTCTTGATTGCATTTCATACTAAAAATAACAGATCTTGCAAAAAAACCACAGATAAAAATAGCGACCAAGCAGCTTCGTCAGAGATGAAACAACAGATTCTGTCTGTATCACAGTTTTGATCTGATCAGTGTCGAGTCACGTCGTGTCCTCAGTACTTCAGTCCTCCTGGAAACATTGGCTCAACAAGCATCTCTGCAGCTTCATTAACCTCGGCTCCTCTCACAGCACACTTGTGTTGTTTGACGTAATAAAGCCGAGTGAATCTTTTATTGCAAACGCTGCAGCTGAACGGCTTCTCCCCCGTGTGGACGGACAGGTGTCGCCTCAGTTGGTTGCTTCGTGTAAACTTTTTGTCACAGACTAAACAGCTGAACGGTCTCTCCCcggtgtggattctcatgtgctGGGACAAATTGCTTCTGTCGCTGAAACTTGTTTTACAAACCGAGCAGGTGAaaggtttctctcctgtgtgaactcGGATGTGTGAGGTCAAGTTTGAGCTCCGTGAGAATCTCATACCACAGATGGAGCAGCTGAAGggtttctcccctgtgtggattctcatgtgccTCACCACGTTGATTCTCACTTTAAAAGCCTTTTTGCACACCGGGCAGCTGAAGTGATTTGATTCTGGCTCTTGTCCCTTATAGTCAGAGCTTGTAGCACATTCAGAGGAGCTGAatgatgttgttttatattCCACATCACTTACAGGTGTGTCATTGTTTTGTAGAGGATATAAACCTGACTGACGTTCACAACTGTCATCAGTCTCCGGTTCAGAGAAGTGTGAAGTCTGGTCATGAGTAGCTGGTTGTAAATTATAGTTCCAGGCTGGTTCTTgtcctccacagtcctctccatcagcttctgttttCAAACGCTCTCCGTCTCTGATCGCTTCCGTCTGTCtgtgatgaagctgtgaggactgaGGTTCCTCTTCAGCATCTTCTTCACTCTTCACAGGGACAGGAGTGAGTGTGACCTTGATATCAGCCTCCTCCAGTCCtggaagctgctctccctcctgacgggtccagagttcctcctgttcctctttaatgtgtggcagctctggtgggtcctcctggtccagactggagctctggtcctgctgctcaggaggaTCCTCTTCTTCACTCcccaacagctgctggacgtcTGTGGAGAAGAAAGAATCTGTTAAACTGACATCACAACATTCTTACATGtatacagaaatgttttctatAATGCATTCACTCAGAGGAGAAATGTTGCAGCTGTGATCAGGCCACTGTGAGTCCAGGCTGATTGATACTAGGgtacttgtttttattttaaagcgTTCTTGCAGTCTCTCAGTGTTGTGATCACCTTAAATTCTGCTGCTACAGCGTTAATGAGTTGTGCCAGATCAACCACCAACATCCTCCCTGCACCATCTCAACTGTGGCGTTTCATTACTTGACCCTCAAACTGTGTTTGAAGAATATTCCTCTTTATCTTTCCACAGGTTTCTCACAGTCTCTGGCttctaaaaatataaataaattcaggaaagaggaaagaagCGGTGACAGTATGTCATCCAATATCTAACAAAGAAAGGTGGTTTAACAGTCTGTGACTGGTGTAAATTAACCTGTTAGCTTCATGAAATAATCTACTTTTACACCCTGACATTAGTtcacatcttcacagagacttCTGAGTGTTTGACAATAGAAATGATTGAATCCTTTTCAGTGATAAAAAGTCAAACACTGTAGTTATTTGAACtcataataatcaataaatgaaattaaaataaaagtgtctCGGTCTGTAATAAAGTGACAGCCAGTGTTAAATCAATACATTAtcatctttatttaaacagggAAGGTATTGATATGAAATCAATACATGAAACatctaaatacatttgaaatgtcCATAGACAGACATGAAATCCAATCAAACACCTACATTCAAACAGTTCAACGTCTGTTTAagttcagttcattaatatttTTAAGCAGTTTGTCATCCTGTCAGGAAACAAGTCATTTGTTTAGCTACTCTTTCGATCTGAGTCacggaaattaaaataaagccTCTTCGACCTTTTTAATTGAGCAGTTTTTGGTGCGAAATGTGaaccagaagagaaaaatctgcatcgtctgattttcttttctgcactaaacaaactaaataatcaaactggttttcatcactgaataaaACCAACTGACCAACACAATTTatagcattttattttgtttatacgTAGCAGATTTTTCATCAAACAGATTCTGGGTGTTTCAAAAGATTTTAAtgatctttatctttatctttataaaataaaatctcaATCAGTATTTTTGAAAGCAGGCCTATTAAACTGCTTTATAAGAAGAgccagaataaaaataaagggAGGTGTAAGAGGACGTTCACATTCCTGATGcaacatttacttttttctccACTTTGGTAATTTGATTTCACAAttgaacaagaaacaaaaaacaatgcacAGCATTTGTTGTTCCATGATTAAGACAAAACCTGACATaatgagaaaacaaatcaaagtgaACTTATGAATGGGCTAATAAGTCCATTTACAAAATGAGCAAAGGGCCATAATGAGGCTGTTAAAGGGCCTCCAGCTGAATAGGTTTTGCTTTAAAGGGtagaaaatcaaaaacaacagctgttaaaatgtgtttgtctaaAAGCTGTCCGCTTAATACAGTACGGGCATTTACAGCATCAACAGTTTTTGCACAGTGAGAGTTGAATTTAAAGCCCAGGAGTGTTGTATGGGTGGCATATAACACTTTTACAAGAAGTATatgtgaagaggcagaggatCCTGAAAGCACTGAAATAACGTGGCTTCATCTCAGCTGAAAGGAAAAAGTACAACTCAGTTTTCAAGCGGCCGGTGTTGTACCGAGTCTTGTCCTCAGTTTCATTTATTCGTCCCGCTCTCACCAACACACTTATGATTGTTCATCTGAAAGCGCTGAGTGAATCCTTTACCACAAACAGTGCAACTAAAGGGTTTCTCCCCCGTGTGGAGAGTCAGGTGTCGTCTCAGGTGCGTCTTCTGTCCAAATGTTTTACCACAAACCGAACAGTTGAACGGCTTCTCCCccgtgtgggttctcatgtgttGGACCAGATTGTTTCTGCGGCTGAATCTTGTTTTACACACTGAGCAGGCAAAAGGTTTTTCTCCGGTGTGAACTTTCATGTGTGCGTTCAGATTTGAGCGTTGTGCAAATCTTGTACCACAAACTGAGCAGCCGTATTGTTTCCCTTCTGTGTGAAGTCTCATATGGATTTTAAAGGATTTCTTCCTGGGGTATTTTTTACC
This genomic window from Sparus aurata unplaced genomic scaffold, fSpaAur1.1, whole genome shotgun sequence contains:
- the LOC115578264 gene encoding uncharacterized protein LOC115578264 isoform X2; amino-acid sequence: MSKVQKRRAAAAKKTIHPPEKEEEQHGLPDGVIEPEVPVHRAEFQQLLMIKEEVKWSSSLDQDDPPELPHIKEEQEELWTRQEGAQLQGLEEADINFTFSPVPVKSEEDGEEKPQYSQLHQIKPQEIKDLEHSKSEATGEDYGGPEPTRNFDPESHSQPASLNETSHSSEPETDDNSSEPETDNSSESETDDSCDCEVDQSTSVMFKLSAK